One stretch of Dokdonia sp. Hel_I_53 DNA includes these proteins:
- a CDS encoding metallophosphoesterase family protein: MKKILLLSDTHGYIDEHILSHVKSVDEVWHAGDIGDLKVTDNIKKLKTLRAVYGNIDSADVRQEFPLNNRFDCEGVDVLITHIGGYPGRYSPAIREEIYQNPPKLFICGHSHILKVMPDKKRSLLHMNPGAIGKHGFHKVRTMLSFTVDTGKIENLEVIEVKR, encoded by the coding sequence ATGAAAAAAATTCTCCTTCTAAGCGATACTCACGGTTACATTGATGAGCACATATTGTCCCACGTTAAGTCTGTAGATGAGGTCTGGCATGCGGGAGATATAGGTGACCTTAAAGTTACTGATAATATAAAAAAATTAAAAACTCTAAGGGCAGTCTATGGAAATATTGACAGTGCAGATGTAAGGCAAGAATTTCCACTTAATAATAGATTTGATTGTGAGGGTGTTGATGTATTAATTACTCATATAGGAGGTTACCCAGGTAGGTACTCACCAGCGATACGAGAAGAAATCTATCAAAACCCTCCAAAACTTTTCATCTGCGGTCATAGCCATATTCTTAAAGTAATGCCAGATAAAAAACGAAGCTTGCTTCACATGAATCCAGGTGCAATAGGTAAACACGGGTTTCACAAAGTACGTACGATGTTGAGCTTTACTGTTGATACTGGTAAAATTGAAAACTTAGAAGTAATAGAAGTAAAAAGATAA
- the truA gene encoding tRNA pseudouridine(38-40) synthase TruA, giving the protein MRYFIELSYFGKKYHGWQRQPNAITVQEVIENALSTILQKQILIMGAGRTDAGVHATQMFAHFDWENENFIDFLKSKKIGKGTINDFIYKLNNLLPVDIVIKQIVEVKDEAHSRFDAISRSYIYRIVRSKNAFTTDHAYTFKHNLNIKAMNEAASVLLDYNDFECFSKSKTEVNTYLCDITEAYWEIKEDEIIFHITANRFLRNMVRAIVGTLLEIGQEKKPVEWIHHVIATKNRAYAGSSVPGKGLYLTAIKYPNTILS; this is encoded by the coding sequence GTGCGTTATTTTATTGAACTTTCTTATTTTGGAAAAAAGTACCACGGATGGCAGCGACAGCCTAATGCAATAACGGTGCAAGAAGTGATCGAGAATGCATTATCCACAATTTTGCAAAAGCAAATTTTAATAATGGGTGCCGGAAGAACAGATGCAGGTGTTCATGCCACCCAAATGTTTGCTCATTTTGACTGGGAAAATGAAAATTTTATAGATTTTTTGAAAAGCAAGAAAATTGGAAAAGGGACTATCAATGATTTCATTTATAAACTCAACAACTTATTACCTGTAGATATTGTTATAAAACAAATCGTAGAAGTCAAAGACGAAGCGCATAGCCGTTTTGATGCAATAAGCAGGTCGTACATTTACAGAATTGTACGTAGTAAAAATGCTTTTACCACAGATCATGCGTATACCTTTAAACACAACCTTAACATCAAGGCGATGAATGAAGCTGCGAGTGTACTCTTAGATTATAATGATTTTGAGTGTTTTTCAAAATCAAAAACTGAGGTGAACACATATCTTTGTGATATTACGGAGGCCTACTGGGAAATCAAAGAAGATGAAATTATTTTTCATATCACAGCAAATAGATTTTTACGAAATATGGTAAGAGCCATCGTGGGTACATTATTAGAGATAGGGCAAGAAAAAAAACCTGTTGAATGGATACACCATGTTATCGCTACAAAGAATAGAGCATACGCAGGCTCCTCTGTACCCGGTAAAGGGCTATACCTTACCGCTATAAAATATCCCAATACAATACTAAGCTAA